From a single Lasioglossum baleicum unplaced genomic scaffold, iyLasBale1 scaffold1660, whole genome shotgun sequence genomic region:
- the LOC143220839 gene encoding spermatogenesis-associated protein 20 isoform X4, whose product MTLGRCCISSIIRYTCELSKQRCTRNRGAKSHFFQGAYLSIGAHRPIRVDEKSLSCLQFSTNMASSSKSKDKQEDARNRLALERSPYLLQHATNPVDWYPWCDEALKKAKKEDKLIFLSVGYSTCHWCHVMEKESFVNKEIAEIMNKHFINIKVDREERPDIDRIYMTFIQATTGHGGWPMSVFLTPDLKPIIGGTYFPPEDRYGHTGFKKLLTNIAEKWKQIRSKIIESGSVNLQTLENISEIAQTSMILDPPPLECSMICVQQLVSEFEPEFGGFGSTYSMQSPKFPQPVNFNFLFHMYTRQTNGDLAEKCLHMCVYSLRKMSYGGIHDHVGQGFSRYATDGEWHVPHFEKMLYDQGQLMQSYADAYLATKDVLFAEVIDDIATYVLRDLRHKEGGFYSAEDADSYPTHGAPAKKEGAFYVWTAEEIRSILDKEISDEKNKRLYDIFCHHFNVKESGNVKKYQDPHGELTGKNVLMVYNGIEETAEHFDLTVEQAKNCLKEACSILYKARSARPRPHLDDKIITAWNGLMISGLARGGTAANNKRYIEYAADAAKFIERYLFDESKGVLLRSCYRDDNDAITQTSVPIAGFLDDYAFVVKGLIDLYEASLDEKWLEFAEKLQDIQDELFWDEANGGYFSTTSSDPAVILRLKEVHDGAEPSGNSIAAENLLRLADYLDRGELKGKAVRLFGALRRMLMQRPNALPQLVSALVRYHDDATQIIIAGKRGAKDTEDLLRVVYDRLISGRILILADPEESDSLLSRKNEHMSKMIPSDGQATAYVCRRRACSLPVTSPDRLATLLDEKR is encoded by the exons ATGACTCTGGGAAGATGTTGTATCTCGTCAATAATTCGGTATACATGCGAATTATCTAAACAACGGTGCACTCGCAATCGTGGCGCGAAATCCCATTTCTTTCAAGGTGCTTACTTATCAATTGGTGCACATCGACCAATCAG GGTAGATGAGAAATCGTTGAGCTGCCTACAGTTTTCGACAAATATGGCTTCGTCGAGCAAATCCAAGGACAAGCAGGAGGATGCGAGAAATCGACTCGCTTTAGAAAGGTCTCCGTACTTACTACAACACGCAACTAATCCTGTCGATTGGTATCCATGGTGCGACGAAGCCTTGAAAAAAGCAAAGAAGGAggataaattaattttcttgtCCGTCGGGTATTCGACGTGCCATTGGTGTCACGTTATGGAGAAAGAATCTTTTGTAAATAAGGAAATTGCTGAAATTATGAACAAGCATTTTATCAATATCAAAGTAGACAGGGAAGAGAGGCCAGATATAGATAGAATATACATGACTTTTATACAG GCTACAACTGGTCACGGCGGTTGGCCGATGAGCGTCTTCCTTACTCCTGATTTGAAACCCATAATCGGAGGAACATACTTTCCTCCGGAGGACCGATACGGGCATACCGGATTTAAGAAACTTTTAACGAATATCGCCGAGAAA tgGAAGCAGATTAGAAGTAAAATAATTGAGTCTGGTTCTGTTAATCTACAAACGTTAGAAAATATTTCGGAGATTGCACAGACATCGATG ATATTGGATCCACCGCCCTTGGAGTGTAGCATGATTTGTGTTCAGCAACTCGTTAGCGAATTTGAACCTGAATTTGGAGGATTTGGTTCTACGTACAGTATGCAATCACCTAAATTTCCGCAGCccgtcaatttcaatttcctaTTCCATATGTACACGCGTCAAACCAATGGCGATTTGGCTGAAAAATGTCTGCATATGTGCGTATACAGTTTAAGGAAAATGTCTTACGGTGGTATTCACGATCACGTGGGTCAG GGTTTCTCAAGATACGCTACAGATGGAGAATGGCACGTTCCGCACTTTGAGAAGATGTTGTACGATCAAGGTCAACTAATGCAGTCTTACGCGGATGCGTATCTGGCAACGAAAGATGTTCTTTTCGCCGAAGTTATCGATGACATTGCTACCTATGTTTTAAGAGATTTACGACACAAG GAAGGAGGCTTTTACAGCGCCGAAGACGCAGATTCATACCCTACGCATGGCGCTCCTGCCAAAAAGGAGGGCGCATTTTATGTATGGACTGCCGAAGAAATTAGGTCGATATTAGATAAAGAGATTTCCGATGAGAAAAATAAGAGGTTGTATGATATTTTTTGCCATCATTTCAATGTAAAAGAATCAGGAAACGTTAAGAAATACCAA GATCCCCATGGAGAATTGACTGGAAAGAATGTACTGATGGTGTACAACGGGATAGAAGAAACCGCAGAACACTTCGATCTCACAGTCGAACAAGCGAAAAACTGCTTGAAAGAAGCATGCTCTATTTTGTACAAAGCTAGATCGGCAAGACCACGACCTCACTTGGACGATAAAATAATTACGGCATGGAATG GTCTTATGATAAGTGGTTTAGCTCGCGGAGGAACCGCAGCGAACAATAAACGATACATCGAATACGCAGCAGATGCCGCGAAATTTATAGAACGTTATCTTTTCGACGAGTCTAAAGGAGTGTTGCTTCGCAGTTGTTATCGCGACGACAACGATGCAATAACACAGAC GAGTGTACCGATAGCTGGCTTCCTGGACGATTACGCGTTCGTCGTGAAAGGTTTGATAGACTTGTACGAAGCCAGCTTGGACGAGAAATGGCTGGAATTCGCGGAGAAGCTGCAGGACATTCAAGACGAGCTGTTCTGGGACGAGGCGAACGGCGGATATTTTTCAACAACGTCGTCGGATCCTGCTGTAATCCTACGGCTGAAGGAGG TACACGATGGAGCAGAGCCATCCGGGAACTCGATTGCCGCCGAGAATTTACTGAGACTAGCCGACTATTTGGATCGCGGCGAACTCAAGGGTAAAGCTGTACGTCTTTTCGGGGCGCTTAGGCGAATGTTGATGCAGAGACCTAACGCTCTTCCACAACTAGTATCGGCGCTTGTCCGGTATCACGATGATGCAACGCAG ATCATTATAGCTGGAAAACGAGGAGCAAAGGACACCGAGGACTTGTTGCGAGTAGTCTACGACCGTTTGATATCGGGAAGGATCCTTATCTTGGCCGATCCAGAGGAATCGGACAGTTTATTGTCCCGTAAAAACGAGCATATGAGCAAGATGATACCCTCGGATGGCCAAGCCACGGCGTACGTTTGTCGACGTCGCGCATGTTCTTTACCCGTTACCAGTCCCGATCGTTTGGCAACCTTATTGGACGAGAAACGATAG
- the LOC143220839 gene encoding spermatogenesis-associated protein 20 isoform X6, translated as MASSSKSKDKQEDARNRLALERSPYLLQHATNPVDWYPWCDEALKKAKKEDKLIFLSVGYSTCHWCHVMEKESFVNKEIAEIMNKHFINIKVDREERPDIDRIYMTFIQATTGHGGWPMSVFLTPDLKPIIGGTYFPPEDRYGHTGFKKLLTNIAEKWKQIRSKIIESGSVNLQTLENISEIAQTSMILDPPPLECSMICVQQLVSEFEPEFGGFGSTYSMQSPKFPQPVNFNFLFHMYTRQTNGDLAEKCLHMCVYSLRKMSYGGIHDHVGQGFSRYATDGEWHVPHFEKMLYDQGQLMQSYADAYLATKDVLFAEVIDDIATYVLRDLRHKEGGFYSAEDADSYPTHGAPAKKEGAFYVWTAEEIRSILDKEISDEKNKRLYDIFCHHFNVKESGNVKKYQDPHGELTGKNVLMVYNGIEETAEHFDLTVEQAKNCLKEACSILYKARSARPRPHLDDKIITAWNGLMISGLARGGTAANNKRYIEYAADAAKFIERYLFDESKGVLLRSCYRDDNDAITQTSVPIAGFLDDYAFVVKGLIDLYEASLDEKWLEFAEKLQDIQDELFWDEANGGYFSTTSSDPAVILRLKEVHDGAEPSGNSIAAENLLRLADYLDRGELKGKAVRLFGALRRMLMQRPNALPQLVSALVRYHDDATQIIIAGKRGAKDTEDLLRVVYDRLISGRILILADPEESDSLLSRKNEHMSKMIPSDGQATAYVCRRRACSLPVTSPDRLATLLDEKR; from the exons ATGGCTTCGTCGAGCAAATCCAAGGACAAGCAGGAGGATGCGAGAAATCGACTCGCTTTAGAAAGGTCTCCGTACTTACTACAACACGCAACTAATCCTGTCGATTGGTATCCATGGTGCGACGAAGCCTTGAAAAAAGCAAAGAAGGAggataaattaattttcttgtCCGTCGGGTATTCGACGTGCCATTGGTGTCACGTTATGGAGAAAGAATCTTTTGTAAATAAGGAAATTGCTGAAATTATGAACAAGCATTTTATCAATATCAAAGTAGACAGGGAAGAGAGGCCAGATATAGATAGAATATACATGACTTTTATACAG GCTACAACTGGTCACGGCGGTTGGCCGATGAGCGTCTTCCTTACTCCTGATTTGAAACCCATAATCGGAGGAACATACTTTCCTCCGGAGGACCGATACGGGCATACCGGATTTAAGAAACTTTTAACGAATATCGCCGAGAAA tgGAAGCAGATTAGAAGTAAAATAATTGAGTCTGGTTCTGTTAATCTACAAACGTTAGAAAATATTTCGGAGATTGCACAGACATCGATG ATATTGGATCCACCGCCCTTGGAGTGTAGCATGATTTGTGTTCAGCAACTCGTTAGCGAATTTGAACCTGAATTTGGAGGATTTGGTTCTACGTACAGTATGCAATCACCTAAATTTCCGCAGCccgtcaatttcaatttcctaTTCCATATGTACACGCGTCAAACCAATGGCGATTTGGCTGAAAAATGTCTGCATATGTGCGTATACAGTTTAAGGAAAATGTCTTACGGTGGTATTCACGATCACGTGGGTCAG GGTTTCTCAAGATACGCTACAGATGGAGAATGGCACGTTCCGCACTTTGAGAAGATGTTGTACGATCAAGGTCAACTAATGCAGTCTTACGCGGATGCGTATCTGGCAACGAAAGATGTTCTTTTCGCCGAAGTTATCGATGACATTGCTACCTATGTTTTAAGAGATTTACGACACAAG GAAGGAGGCTTTTACAGCGCCGAAGACGCAGATTCATACCCTACGCATGGCGCTCCTGCCAAAAAGGAGGGCGCATTTTATGTATGGACTGCCGAAGAAATTAGGTCGATATTAGATAAAGAGATTTCCGATGAGAAAAATAAGAGGTTGTATGATATTTTTTGCCATCATTTCAATGTAAAAGAATCAGGAAACGTTAAGAAATACCAA GATCCCCATGGAGAATTGACTGGAAAGAATGTACTGATGGTGTACAACGGGATAGAAGAAACCGCAGAACACTTCGATCTCACAGTCGAACAAGCGAAAAACTGCTTGAAAGAAGCATGCTCTATTTTGTACAAAGCTAGATCGGCAAGACCACGACCTCACTTGGACGATAAAATAATTACGGCATGGAATG GTCTTATGATAAGTGGTTTAGCTCGCGGAGGAACCGCAGCGAACAATAAACGATACATCGAATACGCAGCAGATGCCGCGAAATTTATAGAACGTTATCTTTTCGACGAGTCTAAAGGAGTGTTGCTTCGCAGTTGTTATCGCGACGACAACGATGCAATAACACAGAC GAGTGTACCGATAGCTGGCTTCCTGGACGATTACGCGTTCGTCGTGAAAGGTTTGATAGACTTGTACGAAGCCAGCTTGGACGAGAAATGGCTGGAATTCGCGGAGAAGCTGCAGGACATTCAAGACGAGCTGTTCTGGGACGAGGCGAACGGCGGATATTTTTCAACAACGTCGTCGGATCCTGCTGTAATCCTACGGCTGAAGGAGG TACACGATGGAGCAGAGCCATCCGGGAACTCGATTGCCGCCGAGAATTTACTGAGACTAGCCGACTATTTGGATCGCGGCGAACTCAAGGGTAAAGCTGTACGTCTTTTCGGGGCGCTTAGGCGAATGTTGATGCAGAGACCTAACGCTCTTCCACAACTAGTATCGGCGCTTGTCCGGTATCACGATGATGCAACGCAG ATCATTATAGCTGGAAAACGAGGAGCAAAGGACACCGAGGACTTGTTGCGAGTAGTCTACGACCGTTTGATATCGGGAAGGATCCTTATCTTGGCCGATCCAGAGGAATCGGACAGTTTATTGTCCCGTAAAAACGAGCATATGAGCAAGATGATACCCTCGGATGGCCAAGCCACGGCGTACGTTTGTCGACGTCGCGCATGTTCTTTACCCGTTACCAGTCCCGATCGTTTGGCAACCTTATTGGACGAGAAACGATAG